A single region of the Epinephelus moara isolate mb chromosome 12, YSFRI_EMoa_1.0, whole genome shotgun sequence genome encodes:
- the fynb gene encoding tyrosine-protein kinase fynb, with translation MGCVQCKDKEATKLTDDRDTSISQGAGYRYGADPTPQHYPSFGVTAIPNYNNFHAPVGQGMTVFGGVSTSSHTGTLRTRGGTGVTLFVALYDYEARTEDDLSFRKGERFQIINSTEGDWWDARSLTTGGSGYIPSNYVAPVDSIQAEDWYFGKLGRKDAERQLLSTGNPRGTYLIRESETTKGAFSLSIRDWDDVKGDHVKHYKIRKLDSGGYYITTRAQFDTLQQLVQHYSDRAAGLCCRLVVPCHKGMPRLADLSVKTKDVWEIPRESLQLIKRLGNGQFGEVWMGTWNGTTKVAVKTLKPGTMSPESFLEEAQIMKKLRHDKLVQLYAVVSEEPIYIVTEYMGKGSLLDFLKDGEGRGLKLPNLVDMAAQVAAGMAYIERMNYIHRDLRSANILVGDNLVCKIADFGLARLIEDNEYTARQGFD, from the exons ATGGGCTGTGTGCAATGCAAGGATAAGGAAGCAACCAAACTCACAGACGACAGAGACACCAGCATCTCCCAGGGAGCGGGCTACCGCTATGGGGCCGACCCCACGCCGCAGCACTACCCCAGCTTCGGGGTCACCGCCATCCCCAACTACAACAACTTCCACGCCCCCGTCGGACAGGGGATGACCGTCTTCGGTGGGGTCAGCACTTCCTCTCACACTGGAACCCTGAGGACTCGTGGTGGGACAG GAGTCACCCTCTTTGTGGCACTTTATGACTACGAGGCGCGGACAGAAGACGACCTCAGCTTCAGGAAAGGAGAAAGGTTCCAGATTATCAACAGCAC TGAAGGGGACTGGTGGGATGCTCGCTCGCTCACCACCGGTGGCAGTGGCTACATTCCCAGTAATTACGTGGCTCCAGTGGACTCCATCCAGGCTGAGGA CTGGTACTTTGGGAAACTGGGCCGTAAGGATGCAGAGAGGCAACTGCTGTCCACTGGTAATCCTCGAGGAACGTATCTCATCCGGGAGAGTGAAACCACAAAgg GTGCCTTCTCCTTGTCCATACGGGACTGGGACGATGTGAAAGGTGATCATGTCAAGCATTATAAGATCCGCAAGCTGGACAGTGGCGGCTACTACATCACCACCAGGGCTCAGTTTGACACGCTGCAGCAGCTGGTTCAGCACTACTCAG ACCGAGCCGCCGGGCTCTGCTGTCGCCTGGTGGTTCCCTGTCACAAAGGGATGCCACGCCTCGCCGACCTGTCTGTTAAAACCAAAGACGTGTGGGAGATCCCGCGGGAGTCGCTGCAGCTCATCAAGCGTCTTGGGAATGGGCAGTTTGGGGAGGTCTGGATGG GAACGTGGAACGGCACCACCAAGGTGGCGGTGAAGACTCTGAAGCCTGGCACCATGTCCCCCGAGTCCTTCCTGGAGGAGGCTCAGATCATGAAGAAACTCCGCCATGACAAGCTGGTGCAGCTGTACGCTGTGGTGTCTGAGGAGCCCATCTACATCGTCACGGAGTACATGGGCAAAG GAAGCCTGCTGGACTTCTTGAAGGACGGAGAGGGACGAGGGTTGAAGCTGCCGAACCTGGTGGACATGGCAGCACAG GTGGCGGCAGGCATGGCCTACATCGAGAGGATGAACTACATCCACAGAGACCTGCGCTCCGCCAACATCCTGGTGGGAGACAACCTGGTGTGCAAGATCGCCGACTTCGGCCTTGCCAGGCTCATCGAAGACAATGAATACACCGCTCGGCAAG GATTTGACTGA